In Candidatus Effluviviaceae Genus I sp., the genomic stretch GGCAGAAGATCTCCATGACCTTGTGGCTGTCCGACACGCCCATCGCCTTCGCGAGATTGCCCATCTCGTTGCCGAAGCACACCTTGAGGGCGTGGAAGCAGTTGTCGGCGTACTTCACCATCTCGGCCACGCGGAGCTCCGTCCGGACGAGCGGGGCCTCGATGCCCTGGCAGAGCCGGATGAGCTCATCGCCCGCTCTGCTTCCCGGCGTCCTCTCGCCGACGACGATCTTCGGCGGGTGGTGGAAGTCGCGGACGGCCGAGGCCTCGCGGAGGAACTCGGGGTTGAACAGGACGCCGAAGCCCTCCCCTTCCTTCTTCCCGGACTCGCGCTCGAGAACCGGGAGAAGCTCGGTCTCGACGGTCCCGGGAGGGATCGTGCTCCGGAAGACGATCGTGTGGAAGGCGCTCTTCCTCCTGAGCACCTGGCCCACCTGCGCGCAGACGCGCTTCGTGTACTCGAGGTTCGGGGTGCCGGACTCGGTGGACGGCGTCCCCACGCAGACGAGCGAGATCTCGCTCTCGCCGATCGCCTTCGCGTAGTCCTCGGTCACGGAGAGCCGCCCCTCGGCGACGCCCTTCTTCACGAGCTCGGCGAGGCCCGGCTCGACGATGGGGCTCCTGCCCTGACGCAGGGGCTCGAGCTTCCGCGGATCGACGTCGAGGCCGATGACGGTGTGACCCATGTCGGAGAGACAGGCTGCGGAGACACAGCCGACGTAACCGAGACCGAGCACGCTGACCTTCATCGTTTCGCGCGTTCCTTTCCGCGAGCGACCGCCGCGAGGAGGTTCGCAACGCTCTCATGGGCTGCGTCGCGGCCGGACTCGGTCCAGCGCGCGACGTCGAGGCCGATCAGCGCCGTCGCGCCGGAGCGGACGGCCCGAAGACCGACGGCGCCTTCGAAGAGTGCACCGCGGTCGGGAACCGACACATGACCGAAGAGCCACGTCTCCCGGTCCGGGCCGACCTCGACGTCGAGAACGAGGCCGCCTGGCCCGCTTGCCGCACGCGTCGCGCGCGGGGACCCCTCTCCCTCGTGCCCGGGCGCGATGA encodes the following:
- a CDS encoding nucleotide sugar dehydrogenase, coding for MKVSVLGLGYVGCVSAACLSDMGHTVIGLDVDPRKLEPLRQGRSPIVEPGLAELVKKGVAEGRLSVTEDYAKAIGESEISLVCVGTPSTESGTPNLEYTKRVCAQVGQVLRRKSAFHTIVFRSTIPPGTVETELLPVLERESGKKEGEGFGVLFNPEFLREASAVRDFHHPPKIVVGERTPGSRAGDELIRLCQGIEAPLVRTELRVAEMVKYADNCFHALKVCFGNEMGNLAKAMGVSDSHKVMEIFCLDRQLNLSPYYLKPGFAFGGSCLPKDVRAMVRKAQELGVRSPVIESLMPSNREQIQRAVQLIRDTGKRKIGVLGMSFKSGTDDLRESPIIQVVSTLIGKGYELCIYDRNISWEELFGSNLGFLKHELPYAQRLRAETVEDLVARSEVLVIANGAEEFEAVPRTMRPDQVLIDLVRIIDDPREARGKYVGISW